A genomic segment from Aspergillus puulaauensis MK2 DNA, chromosome 1, nearly complete sequence encodes:
- a CDS encoding uncharacterized protein (COG:S;~EggNog:ENOG410PQIG;~InterPro:IPR001810,IPR036047,IPR032675;~PFAM:PF00646,PF12937;~go_function: GO:0005515 - protein binding [Evidence IEA]), with protein MLSRLPSELLLNVISQLEQSDLRRLCLTSKSFHAFATPILFRSLTIYAEEFSLDLLDVGGLLSASRSENGTNLLHHARDVQLVAPICDDATALRCAHDRSNYYDSDDEEDEEDEVVAGELEGGLLRDNRLTDAEGESMARWMTEDYTEMCDARLANRCLAVLVRCKEGALKSFGWRLGICIPEGLLGHGGYLPSKQPQLEEITLLTNNECETVEYDLSGFAKLKALSWTGLRDDDANALRSCFERTSQQLKTIELDYWTSRNVGQITRPEYIGENNQFAEEVLQVSEEDEKLIFPVIETLSLSGVSFEYAEKELALAFNFKSIQSLTLRFCSGWEGLLGEVVSLGQPIPLKSFTIQSNVEYDDGYCEDETISAFLNVVEGLEDLYIATSSPSNSLRIWWAMVRHKFTLRSFVHHQRSISDDTELSCDLADLSFLPEDCPRLEDRTQNPLSNLQLKCVGLSCVPEFLKPILSPLTKQRSLSALHVRESASDRENFRSHWIELPKRRMFAADVSSDEGDDKDGDGDYQRPFRSIERPYMTDAFLGFAQWAFGENGFPSLQLLVYGDLSYGGRNSQYNVFLCRDSTHEGNYRRLLRTTELTRNLLDQYGDFLQACPTDLLFND; from the exons ATGCTATCGCGCCTTCCATCCGAGCTACTGCTCAATGTTATCTCACAG CTAGAGCAAAGTGATTTGAGGAGGCTCTGTCTCACATCGAAATCGTTCCATGCCTTCGCAACTCCAATCTTGTTCCGCTCACTGACTATTTATGCGGAGGAGTTTTCTCTTGACCTGCTGGACGTCGGTGGGCTCTTGAGTGCAAGTAGAAGCGAGAATGGGACGAATCTGCTACACCACGCGAGAGATGTCCAATTGGTGGCCCCGATCTGCGACGACGCGACTGCCCTCCGGTGCGCTCATGACAGGTCTAATTACTATGACtctgacgacgaagaagacgaagaagacgaagtcgTCGCCGGGGAGCTCGAGGGAGGCCTATTGAGGGACAACCGCCTTACCGATGCTGAGGGGGAGTCCATGGCAAGGTGGATGACCGAGGACTATACGGAAATGTGCGATGCGCGACTGGCAAATAGGTGCCTTGCGGTTTTGGTAAGGTGCAAGGAAGGAGCTCTGAAGAGCTTTGG CTGGCGACTGGGAATATGTATCCCCGAGGGACTTCTAGGCCATGGTGGATATTTGCCATCGAAACAACcgcagctggaagaaataACGCTTCTTACCAACAACGAATGTGAGACCGTCGAATACGACTTGAGTGGATTTGCGAAACTGAAGGCGCTTTCTTGGACTGGCCTGAGGGATGATGATGCCAATGCATTGAGAAGCTGTTTTGAGCGGACATCCCAGCAACTGAAAACGATCGAACTAGACTATTGGACCTCAAGAAACGTGGGTCAAATAACAAGACCCGAGTATATTGGCGAAAATAACCAGTTCGCCGAGGAAGTTCTGCAGGTCTctgaagaggacgagaagctGATATTCCCAGTAATAGAGACTCTATCTCTATCAGGGGTCTCATTCGAGTATGCTGAAAAGGAATTGGCCCTTGCTTTCAATTTCAAATCCATCCAGTCATTGACCCTCCGCTTTTGTTCCGGCTGGGAGGGCTTGCTTGGTGAGGTTGTCTCACTAGGGCAGCCGATTCCTTTGAAGTCATTCACGATACAGTCAAATGTCGAATATGATGATGGGTATTGTGAAGACGAAACAATATCGGCATTCTTGAATGTGGTCGAGGGCCTGGAAGACCTCTATATCGCTACCAGTTCGCCCTCCAACTCGCTCCGAATATGGTGGGCCATGGTTCGCCACAAATTCACCTTGAGAAGCTTCGTCCATCATCAAAGGAGCATAAGCGATGATACCGAATTGTCCTGCGACCTTGCTGATCTTTCATTTTTGCCGGAAGATTGCCCACGGCTAGAAGACCGCACACAAAACCCTCTTAGCAATCTCCAGCTGAAATGCGTAGGCTTGTCCTGTGTTCCAGAATTCTTG AAGCCGATTCTCTCCCCTCTTACTAAACAAAGAAGCCTGAGCGCTTTACATGTCAGAGAGTCTGCCTCAGATCGCGAGAACTTCCGCAGCCACTGGATTGAGCTTCCGAAAAGACGGATGTTTGCTGCGGATGTATCCAGCGATGAGGGTGATGATAAAGACGGTGATGGGGACTACCAACGGCCATTCCGAAGTATCGAGCGCCCATATATGACAGATGCATTCTTGGGGTTTGCGCAATGGGCTTTCGGGGAGAACGGCTTCCCAtcgctgcagctgcttgTGTATGGAGATTTGTCTTACGGGGGAAGGAATTCACAATATAACGTGTTCCTTTGCAGAGACTCTACTCATGAAGGGAATTATCGTCGGCTTCTGAGAACCACCGAACTCACCCGGAACCTTCTTGACCAATATGGCGACTTTCTACAGGCATGTCCTACTGATTTGTTATTCAATGATTGA
- a CDS encoding DDB1/RSE1 family protein (COG:L;~EggNog:ENOG410PGWG;~InterPro:IPR004871,IPR015943,IPR018846,IPR011047;~PFAM:PF10433,PF03178;~antiSMASH:Cluster_1.11;~go_component: GO:0005634 - nucleus [Evidence IEA];~go_function: GO:0003676 - nucleic acid binding [Evidence IEA];~go_function: GO:0005515 - protein binding [Evidence IEA]): MSYIVPIHRASSIRHALKLRFMNPENECLVVAKANQLEFYAVTPDGLALVTSCSIYARVTMLACLPAPADSPTDHLFVGTDRYSYFTLSWDSANNQVHTERNYVDIADPSSREAQTGSRCMIDPSGRFMTLEVYDGMIVVIPIVQLPGKKRGRPVAMPSGPDAPRVGELAEPIITRIDELFVRSSAFLHVQAGSPRLALLYEDNQKKVKLKVRELKHTSGAGAESEFTHFADYTQELDLGASHLIPVPAPLGGLLILGETSIKYVDADNNEIVSQHLEEATIFVAWEQVDSQRWLLADDYGRLFFLMLVLDGSEVERWELHSLGNIPRASVLVYLGGGMVFVGSHQGDSQVLRISDQSFEVIQTLSNIAPILDFTIMDLGNRTSESQTHEFSTGQARIVTGSGAFDDGTLRSVRSGVGMEELGVLGDMEHITDLWGLQDESSGDFLDTLLVTFVDETRVFRFSADGEVEELESFLGLSLSENTLLAANLPGGRILQVTERRVLIADIEGGMTVYEWEPQGQLIITAASANDDTIVLVVGGELVTVLDIQSEPQVRTEKKFGADNQVSGVTVPSSPTDVCILGFPQLAKVSVLKLQDLADISTTSLGPAGEAFPRSVLVARVLADNPPTLFISMADGSVITYNYNPEDHTLTSMNKLILGSEQPTFKRLPRENGLYNVFATCENPSLIYGSEGRIIYSAVNSEGASRICHFHSEAYPESIAVATAEELKIGLVDKERTTQIQTLPIKATVRRVAYSPSEKAFGMGTIERKLVGGEEIVKSQFVLADEILFRRLDAFEFQKDEIVESVIRAEATGNNDGEPMDRFIVGSAYLSDEGGFEPPKGHIRVFEVDNGRKLAMVQETKVKGACRALAMMGDKIVAALVKTVVVYRLAHKSGRLQLERLANYRTSTAPVDITVTGNVIAISDLMKSVCIVEFEEGKDGLPGKLTEVARHFQTVWSTGVTSIAEDTYLESDAEGNLIVLRRNRSGVEEEDRRRLEVTGEISLGEMVNRIRPVNIQSSATVVPRAFLGTVEGSIYLYGVINPEYQDFLMRFQATMASRVDSLGGIPFNEFRALRTMTRQASEPFRFVDGDLIERFLVCEPAVQKEIVDIVGKDVEEVKLLVEALRRMH, encoded by the exons ATGTCGTACATCGTGCCAATTCATCGCGCGAGCAGCATTCGCCATGCTTTGAAGCTGCGTTTTATGAACCCCGAGAACGAGTGCCTGGTTGTTGC AAAAGCGAACCAACTCGAATTCTACGCCGTGACGCCGGATGGCCTCGCCCTCGTTACATCATGCTCTATATACGCTAGGGTGACGATGCTGGCGTGCCTCCCCGCACCGGCGGACTCGCCGACAGACCACCTTTTCGTCGGCACGGATCGCTACTCGTATTTTACACTCTCGTGGGATAGCGCAAATAACCAGGTTCATACGGAGAGGAACTATGTCGATATCGCCGACCCGTCGTCCCGCGAGGCACAAACAGGGAGCCGGTGCATGATTGACCCTAGTGGTCGGTTCATGACGCTGGAGGTATATGATGGCATGATTGTGGTTATACCGATTGTGCAATtgcctgggaagaagagagggcGACCGGTTGCGATGCCTAGTGGCCCTGATGCACCGCGGGTTGGGGAGCTGGCTGAGCCGATAATTACGAGGATCGATGAGCTGTTTGTTCGCTCGTCTGCTTTCCTGCATGTTCAGGCTGGATCTCCGCGACTGGCGCTTCTGTATGAGGACAACCAGAAGAAGGTTAAGCTTAAGGTTCGGGAGTTGAAACACACCTCTGGGGCAGGTGCCGAATCGGAGTTTACGCACTTTGCGGATTATACGCAGGAGTTGGACCTTGGGGCATCCCATCTTATACCTGTTCCTGCTCCTTTAG GTGGCCTCCTTATTCTGGGCGAGACGTCGATTAAATACGTCGACGCTGATAATAATGAAATCGTATCGCAACATTTGGAGGAAGCTACAATCTTCGTGGCTTGGGAACAGGTCGACAGCCAGAGGTGGTTGCTAGCGGATGACTATGGGAGGCTATTTTTCTTGATGCTTGTCCTTGATGGCTCGGAGGTGGAACGCTGGGAATTACACAGCCTCGGAAACATCCCTCGAGCATCTGTCCTGGTGTATCTTGGAGGTGGTATGGTTTTTGTAGGATCACACCAAGGCGACTCCCAAGTTCTGCGTATCAGCGATCAATCGTTTGAAGTGATCCAGACCTTGTCCAACATTGCGCCTATTTTAGACTTCACGATAATGGATCTCGGAAACCGCACGAGTGAAAGTCAGACGCATGAATTTTCGACCGGCCAGGCTCGGATTGTGACTGGCTCCGGGGCGTTCGATGACGGAACTCTGAGAAGTGTACGCAGCGGTGTTGGAATGGAGGAGTTGGGTGTCTTGGGGGATATGGAGCATATTACAGACTTATGGGGCTTGCAGGATGAGTCGAGCGGTGACTTTTTGGATACGCTGCTTGTCACATTTGTGGATGAGACGAGAGTCTTCCGTTTTAGTGCCGATGGGGAGGtagaagagctggaaagcTTCCTTGGGTTGAGTCTTTCGGAGAACACGCTGCTTGCGGCAAATCTACCTGGCGGCCGGATACTGCAAGTCACGGAACGGAGAGTCCTCATTGCAGATATCGAGGGTGGAATGACGGTCTACGAGTGGGAGCCACAGGGgcagctcatcatcaccgcGGCTTCTGCCAACGATGACACCATAGTTCTGGTTGTGGGTGGCGAGCTTGTGACCGTGCTGGATATCCAGTCAGAGCCTCAAGTCAGAACGGAAAAGAAATTCGGCGCAGATAATCAGGTTTCGGGTGTTACAGTGCCGTCGTCTCCCACTGATGTTTGCATACTGGGATTTCCTCAACTGGCGAAGGTCTCGGTTCTCAAGCTGCAGGACTTGGCCGACATCAGTACGACGTCGCTGGGGCCTGCCGGTGAGGCCTTCCCACGCTCTGTCCTTGTCGCCAGGGTATTGGCGGATAACCCACCGACCCTCTTCATTTCGATGGCCGATGGAAGCGTTATAACGTACAATTATAACCCCGAGGACCATACCCTTACTTCAATGAACAAGCTTATCCTTGGTTCTGAACAGCCGACTTTCAAGAGGCTTCCCAGAGAAAACGGACTGTACAATGTATTTGCTACATGTGAAAACCCTAGTCTGATATATGGATCCGAAGGCCGCATCATCTACTCTGCCGTGAACTCGGAAGGGGCATCGCGGATATGCCATTTCCACTCAGAAGCTTACCCAGAGTCAATTGCCGTGGCTACAGCCGAGGAACTCAAGATTGGCCTGGTCGATAAGGAAAGGACCACACAGATCCAGACGCTCCCTATCAAAGCCACCGTCAGACGTGTCGCATACTCTCCTTCAGAGAAGGCATTTGGTATGGGCACGATTGAGCGCAAGTTGGTCGGGGGGGAAGAGATCGTAAAGAGCCAGTTCGTACTTGCTGATGAAATCCTATTCAGACGGCTGGATGCCTTTGAGTTTCAGAAAGATGAGATCGTGGAAAGTGTGATTCGTGCCGAAGCCACGGGTAACAATGACGGCGAACCAATGGACCGGTTTATTGTTGGGAGCGCGTACCTGAGCGACGAGGGTGGCTTTGAGCCGCCCAAGGGACACATTCGCGTCTTTGAAGTCGACAACGGTAGAAAGCTCGCCATGGTCCAAGAGACAAAAGTGAAAGGAGCATGCCGTGCGTTGGCAATGATGGGCGATAAAATCGTGGCTGCGCTTGTTAAGACT GTTGTTGTATACCGGTTGGCCCACAAATCTGGCAGACTGCAACTTGAGAGACTCGCCAACTACAGGACCTCCACAGCACCCGTGGACATCACTGTGACCGGAAACGTGATTGCCATCTCCGATCTCATGAAGAGTGTTTGCATCGTTGAGTTTGAGGAAGGTAAAGACGGCCTCCCTGGCAAGCTAACAGAGGTGGCTCGTCACTTCCAGACTGTCTGGAGCACCGGCGTTACCTCCATCGCAGAAGACACATATCTCGAAAGCGACGCAGAAGGTAACTTGATCGtcctccgccgcaaccgCTCaggcgtcgaggaagaagaccgccGCCGATTAGAGGTCACGGGCGAGATCTCCCTCGGCGAAATGGTCAACCGCATCCGCCCCGTCAATATCCAAAGTAGTGCAACAGTTGTCCCGAGGGCTTTCCTGGGAACG GTCGAAGGCTCAATCTACCTCTACGGGGTAATAAACCCAGAATACCAAGACTTCCTGATGCGCTTCCAAGCCACAATGGCAAGCCGCGTCGACTCTCTCGGCGGTATCCCCTTCAACGAGTTCCGGGCACTCCGGACCATGACCCGACAAGCTAGTGAGCCGTTCCGGTTTGTCGACGGAGATCTGATCGAACGGTTCTTGGTCTGTGAGCCTGCCGTGCAGAAGGAGATTGTTGACATTGTGGGTAAGGATGTGGAAGAGGTGAAGCTGTTGGTTGAAGCTTTGAGGAGGATGCACTag
- the cprA gene encoding NADPH--hemoprotein reductase cprA (COG:C;~EggNog:ENOG410PGVU;~InterPro:IPR003097,IPR001433,IPR001094,IPR017927, IPR001709,IPR023173,IPR029039,IPR023208,IPR008254, IPR017938,IPR039261;~PFAM:PF00175,PF00667,PF00258;~antiSMASH:Cluster_1.11;~go_function: GO:0003958 - NADPH-hemoprotein reductase activity [Evidence IEA];~go_function: GO:0010181 - FMN binding [Evidence IEA];~go_function: GO:0016491 - oxidoreductase activity [Evidence IEA];~go_process: GO:0055114 - oxidation-reduction process [Evidence IEA]), with protein sequence MAQLDTLDVVVLAVLLAGSVAYFTKGTFWAVAKDPYASSGSAMNGAAKAGKSRDIVEKMDETGKNCVIFYGSQTGTAEDYASRLAKEGSQRFGLKTMVADLEEYDYENLDKFPDDKVAFFVLATYGEGEPTDNAVEFYQFLTGEDVSFEGGGSAEDQPLSALKYVVFGLGNNTYEHYNAMVRQVDTAFTKLGAQRIGSAGEGDDGAGTMEEDFLAWKEPMWAALSESMGLQERDASYEPVFNVTEDDSLTPEDTSVYLGEPTKGHLDGEAKGPFSAHNPYVAPIVESRELFTVKDRNCLHMEISIAGSGLSYQTGDHIAVWPTNAGAEVDRFLNVFGLEEKRDSVISIKGIDVTAKVPIPTPTTYDAAVRYYMEVCAPVSRQFVATLGAFAPDEESKAEIVRLGGDKDYFHEKITNKCFNIAQALQSITSKPFTNVPFSLLIEGLNKIQPRYYSISSSSLVQKDKISITAVVESVRLPGATHVVKGVTTNYLFALKQKQNGDPSPDPHGQTYAITGPRNKYDGIHVPVHVRHSNFKLPSDPSRPIIMIGPGTGVAPFRGFIQERAALAARGEKVGPAVLFFGCRNRDEDFLYQDEWKTFQDQLGDNLKFITAFSRESSKKVYVQHRLREHAELVSDLLKQKATFYVCGDAANMAREVNLVLGQIIANQRGLPAEKGEEMVKHMRSSGSYQEDVWS encoded by the exons ATGGCTCAACTCGACACTCTCGATGTGGTCGTCCTCGCGGTGCTCCTGGCTGGTAGCGTTGCCTACTTCACCAAGGGCACGTTCTGGGCCGTCGCCAAAGATCCTTATGCCTCCTCCGGATCAGCCATGAACGGCGCGGCAAAGGCCGGAAAGTCTAGAGACATCGTTGAGAAGATGGACGAAACTGGCAAGAACTGTGTTATTTTCTACGGATCTCAAACTGGAACAGCGGAGGACTACGCCTCGAGGCTGGCGAAAGAAGGATCTCAACGGTTCGGTCTCAAGACTATGGTGGCTGATCTCGAAGAGTACGACTACGAGAACTTGGACAAATTCCCGGACGACAAGGTTGCGTTTTTCGTTTTGGCCACCTATGGAGAGGGTGAGCCTACCGATAACGCTGTCGAATTCTACCAGTTCCTCACCGGCGAAGACGTGAGCTTTGAAGGTGGCGGTTCCGCCGAGGACCAGCCACTGTCGGCCCTCAAGTATGTCGTTTTCGGTCTGGGTAACAACACATATGAACACTACAACGCCATGGTTCGTCAGGTTGACACTGCTTTCACGAAGCTCGGTGCTCAACGTATTGGGTCTGCTGGTGAGGGTGACGATGGTGCCGGTACAATGGAAGAAGACTTTTTGGCATGGAAGGAACCCATGTGGGCTGCGCTCTCTGAGTCTATGGGCCTGCAGGAGCGCGATGCCTCCTACGAGCCGGTTTTCAACGTTACCGAAGATGACTCTTTGACCCCAGAGGACACCTCCGTTTACCTCGGTGAACCTACCAAGGGACATCTTGACGGTGAAGCAAAGGGCCCCTTTTCTGCGCACAACCCCTACGTCGCACCTATTGTCGAGTCTCGCGAGCTGTTTACTGTCAAGGACCGCAACTGCTTGCATATGGAAATCAGTATTGCTGGAAGCGGCCTCTCGTACCAGACTGGTGACCACATTGCGGTGTGGCCCACTAACGCAGGTGCCGAAGTGGATCGATTCCTTAACGTATTCGGTctcgaggagaagcgcgACTCGGTTATTAGTATCAAGGGCATTGATGTTACCGCAAAGGTCCCTATCCCGACCCCTACTACATATGATGCCGCCGTTCGTTACTACATGGAAGTCTGTGCTCCGGTTTCTCGTCAATTCGTCGCGACCCTCGGTGCCTTCGCCCCTGATGAGGAGAGCAAGGCGGAAATTGTGCGTCTCGGTGGTGATAAGGATTACTTCCACGAGAAGATCACCAACAAGTGTTTCAACATCGCCCAGGCCTTGCAGAGCATTACCTCCAAGCCCTTCACCAACGTTCCGTTCTCCCTGCTCATTGAGGGTCTTAACAAGATCCAGCCCCGTTACTACTCgatctcctcctcgtccctTGTCCAGAAGGACAAGATCAGTATTACTGCTGTTGTGGAGTCTGTGCGTTTGCCCGGTGCTACCCATGTCGTCAAGGGTGTCACCACGAACTACCTCTTTGCTctgaagcagaagcaaaatGGTGACCCATCGCCTGATCCCCACGGTCAGACTTACGCCATCACCGGTCCACGCAACAAGTACGATGGAATCCATGTCCCAGTTCACGTCCGTCACTCCAACTTCAAGCTGCCTTCTGATCCCTCGAGACCCATTATTATGATTGGTCCCGGCACTGGTGTCGCTCCTTTCCGTGGGTTCATTCAGGAACGTGCTGCTTTGGCTGCTAGGGGCGAGAAGGTTGGCCCTGCTGTTCTGTTCTTTGGCTGCCGCAACCGTGATGAGGATTTCCTCTATCAGGATGAATGGAAG ACTTTCCAGGACCAGCTTGGTGACAACTTGAAGTTCATCACTGCATTCTCCCGTGAATCATCGAAGAAGGTTTATGTCCAGCACAGACTCCGCGAACATGCTGAGCTTGTCAGCGACCTGCTCAAGCAAAAGGCGACGTTCTACGTTTGCGGCGATGCTGCGAACATGGCTCGTGAGGTCAACCTTGTGCTTGGTCAAATCATTGCGAACCAGCGTGGTCTTCCTGCtgagaagggagaggagatggtgaagcATATGCGGAGTAGTGGTAGTTACCAAGAGGACGTCTGGTCATGA
- a CDS encoding uncharacterized protein (antiSMASH:Cluster_1.11) translates to MTGPALAETKTLDPMLLENKEGRMRGRRESEGKPEEKGKGHAVKKRRERRSAGGRRGLILALSGPHKTTRKTESGSERDGGQKVVTEAATAPTAPEKKVPIAPRPGGGWMSGRGRGRECVCLCL, encoded by the coding sequence ATGACTGGACCAGCCTTGGCAGAGACAAAGACCCTGGATCCAATGCTGTTGGAGAATAAAgaggggaggatgaggggaagaagagagagcgagGGCAAGcccgaagagaaaggaaaaggacaCGCAGTGAAGAAGCGGAGAGAACGTCGGAGTGCAGGTGGGCGCCGTGGTCTGATCCTCGCCTTAAGTGGTCCCCATAAGACGACTCGGAAGACGGAAAGTGGAAGTGAACGTGATGGGGGGCAGAAAGTGGTGACTGAGGCAGCAACGGCACCAACCGCGCCAGAAAAAAAAGTCCCAATTGCTCCGAGGCCGGGCGGGGGCTGGATGTcaggccgtggccgtgggcGAGAGTGCGTGTGCCTGTGCTTGTGA
- a CDS encoding isocitrate lyase/PEP mutase family protein (COG:G;~EggNog:ENOG410PUT8;~InterPro:IPR039556,IPR015813,IPR040442;~PFAM:PF13714;~SMCOG1231:carboxyvinyl-carboxyphosphonate;~antiSMASH:Cluster_1.11;~go_function: GO:0003824 - catalytic activity [Evidence IEA]) — MASNLNLTAKTFKSLHKPHHPVILANVYDGISAKTIASLPSSKAIATASYAIAEAAGTSDEALTLEENIRATKIIASVIKDSGKPLTVDIQDGYGEQLEDSIKQVIEAGAVGVNLEDFDKERKQFYSASDAVDRIKRVLATATALGVPDFVVNARADALVYGGAFDEVVSRGHAFLDAGATTVFVMGPMDRPVPGSLTKEEIAKLVEAFEGRVNVTPGLLPTKEVAALGVSRISVGPGLQFAAVGAIKQAAEQTLDA, encoded by the coding sequence ATGGCTTCCAACTTGAACCTCACTGCAAAGACCTTCAAGAGTCTGCACAAGCCACATCACCCAGTCATTCTCGCAAACGTGTACGACGGCATCTCAGCCAAAACAATTGCATCTCTGCCCTCTTCAAAGGCCATCGCAACCGCAAGCTACGCAATCGCCGAAGCCGCCGGCACCAGCGATGAGGCACTAACCCTCGAAGAAAACATCAGAGCTACCAAGATAATCGCATCCGTCATCAAGGACTCCGGAAAACCATTGACCGTCGATATCCAAGATGGATACGgcgagcagctggaagacTCCATCAAACAGGTAATCGAAGCTGGCGCTGTCGGCGTTAACCTCGAGGACTTCGACAAGGAGAGAAAACAGTTCTACAGCGCTTCCGATGCAGTCGATAGAATCAAGCGGGTTCTAGCCACTGCGACCGCCCTGGGTGTTCCTGATTTCGTGGTCAATGCTAGGGCTGACGCCCTTGTATACGGCGGTGCGTTTGACGAGGTTGTCTCGCGCGGTCATGCATTCCTTGATGCTGGTGCGACAACTGTGTTTGTTATGGGACCCATGGATAGGCCGGTTCCTGGGTCGCTGACAAAAGAAGAGATCGCGAAGCTGGTGGAGGCATTTGAGGGTCGAGTGAATGTGACACCTGGGTTGTTGCCCACCAAGGAAGTTGCTGCTCTTGGTGTTTCGAGAATTAGTGTCGGGCCGGGACTTCAGTTTGCTGCTGTGGGTGCGATTAAGCAGGCGGCTGAGCAGACTCTTGATGCTTGA
- a CDS encoding uncharacterized protein (COG:S;~EggNog:ENOG410PK7P;~InterPro:IPR001077,IPR036388,IPR016461,IPR029063, IPR036390;~PFAM:PF00891;~SMCOG1042:O-methyltransferase;~TransMembrane:1 (o136-154i);~antiSMASH:Cluster_1.11;~go_function: GO:0008168 - methyltransferase activity [Evidence IEA];~go_function: GO:0008171 - O-methyltransferase activity [Evidence IEA]), with product MDIPQLIESIKLVNSSDTVESLDPQQRAELYQACDRLRSQCEAPLDKTLRLLYSYHQAIAVRLAVDLKLFDAIIKRSSEDKEGQVRVGQLSEDVQADPKLVGRLMKLLVPLDILKQHTSDTFSPTRFTEAYVSSCWMSAAVIFFTHLVLFVARLPEYFKQKGWKTPDDIDDSPLNFALGTKDGYFEYMSSNPYYQNAFDTVMASPYRRDEKDWLDFFPVEKKLQVQTPTDVVLVDIGGGRGKDLLAFHKKFPSLQGRLVLQDLPHVLETADLPNGIEVKPHSFFDEQPVKRAKAYYLRTVLHDWPDKQAVEILSRIREAMGPDSLVLIHEKAMPETNIPWMAAIGDVTMMTAFASAERTGKEWESLLNKAGLKLNRIWKPEGTSAQQQVIVEGALH from the exons ATGGATATTCCTCAGCTTATCGAGTCCATCAAGTTGGTCAATTCTTCTGACACTGTTGAATCTCTAGACCCTCAGCAACGAGCTGAGCTTTACCAAGCCTGCGATCGATTGAGGAGCCAATGTGAAGCTCCATTGGATAAGACGCTCAGGCTGCTTTATTCA TACCACCAAGCCATCGCTGTCCGTCTCGCAGTAGACCTTAAGCTCTTCGATGCCATCATCAAGCGTTCCTCCGAGGATAAAGAGGGCCAAGTGCGCGTCGGTCAGCTTTCTGAAGATGTCCAAGCCGACCCAAAGCTAGTTG GGAGGCTCATGAAGCTACTTGTGCCGTTGGATATTCTCAAGCAACATACCTCTGATACCTTCTCTCCCACTCGATTCACAGAGGCCTACGTCTCGTCGTGTTGGATGTCTGCAGCCGTAATATTCTT TACCCACCTCGTTCTTTTCGTCGCCCGGCTCCCGGAGTACTTCAAGCAGAAAGGATGGAAAACTCCAGACGATATTGACGACTCCCCCTTAAATTTCGCACTCGGAACCAAGGATGGATATTTCGAATACATGTCGTCGAATCCTTACTACCAAAACGCCTTCGACACAGTCATGGCCTCGCCCTATCGTCGCGACGAGAAGGATTGGCTAGACTTCTTCCCAGTGGAGAAGAAACTACAAGTACAGACCCCCACCGATGTTGTTCTCGTGGATATCGGTGGCGGCCGGGGTAAAGACCTCCTGGCCTTCCACAAGAAATTCCCTTCTCTGCAGGGAAGACTGGTTCTCCAGGATTTACCACACGTGCTTGAGACTGCTGATCTGCCCAATGGAATCGAGGTCAAGCCCCATAGTTTCTTCGATGAACAGCCTGTCAAACGCGCAAAGGCTTACTACCTCCGTACTGTCCTCCATGACTGGCCGGACAAGCAGGCCGTGGAAATCCTATCAAGGATTCGTGAAGCAATGGGCCCTGATTCTTTGGTGTTGATTCATGAGAAAGCGATGCCGGAGACTAATATCCCTTGGATGGCTGCGATTGGCGATGTGACTATGATGACTGCGTTCGCGTCAGCTGAACGGACCGGTAAGGAGTGGGAATCGCTGTTGAACAAGGCTGGGTTGAAGCTCAATCGAATTTGGAAACCTGAGGGTACTTCTGCGCAGCAACAGGTTATTGTTGAAGGTGCACTCCATTGA